A segment of the Sander lucioperca isolate FBNREF2018 chromosome 7, SLUC_FBN_1.2, whole genome shotgun sequence genome:
tttttttttcaaatgtctaTCAATCCTTTTGGTTTTACCGAGGTGGGTTCAAAGAATGCCTTCGCAGCTGTTGTGCTTGCTGTGTCTAGAAATTAATCTGTATACAAGTACTGCGTGATGTTTTTTTGTAAGTTCATTATCATTTTTACTCTAATTTctctgattgttttttttttttagctgaatCTTTGTAAAAATGACCAATAACACAAACATTcatcaaatattttaatatatttatttttttacccaaaaataaaaacattaaaccaATGCTATAAAATTTCAGTGAAGACTCTTATTTAAATACTGCACAAACATGTTGGATATGTGTCCCGAGTTCTCTGTTGGGTGCATCTTGGTGTAGCTGATGAACTGGCGCCGAAGTTTCCTCAGCTCTGCCATGTTGATGCTCCTGGTGAGCTCGATGTTAAACATCAGGTTAAGGACATTTGAGTACAAGAAGAAGACAGAAGATTTGCCTCACGTTTTCTACAGCACAGCTGAACAGTGAAGAAGCAATAACTAACTGACCAAAAGCATCTAAAAGGTCACAGTATCACATCTCAACCTTTAAGGAGAACAACACAAAGTACTGTTACTGATGTCATCTTAAAAGATGCACCACGCCATTAAAGGTTGACCAGCACAGaactacttttgtacttttaagtTAGTCTCTGCCTGGAATGACACGTTCAAAAGGAATAAATCAAAGTGTTTCTTCTGAGGTCTGACACAGTACACCTGCATTTGATGTCTCTCCCCCTCAATACGTATCCCACAGCATGTTGTTATAGGCAAGACCTTTAACAGTGATTGGCTGCTTTGCCCTTCATTAAAAGTACTTTGATGGACATGCATCCATCCCCCTTCTCCTTCAAACAAGTCAAGGATGCAGAGTAATTTGCCTCCTGCTGGTGAGGGAATATGACTCCTTAAGAGCTAGATGATAAAAATGAGTCAGCACAAATTAACAGAGGTAATACAAATGTCATACATTCAGTCATAAGCTGTGAAAGATCACTGCTAGCTGGAACTTGTGGCATCCCACATAAAAACCTAACTACTAGAACCTGTGAAAGGATTCTTCAAAATGTGggttttaaataaaaagtatgtaaatgtgtaaaaaggATATCTTTTCTGTAGCTCCTGGAACTGGAATGAGATCCCCGGGAACACTTGTCTTCTGTGCGTTAAAAATTGCCTGGAAATTTTAAATGACCTTTATTAAAACACATTACATACAAAAAAGTAGTGTTTTTACTGACAAACACAGCTCCCCAGGTGCTTTGGTTTGTTATGGAGTTCGAGATCAGCAAAGTGGGATCTGCACACTAAGAATTAAATGGACTGATTAATCAAAATGACGAAAGTACTTGTTCTTCTAATTATTCAATTCATTTACAGGGGACTTGTATAAAAATcatttgaacaaaaaaaaggtGTGCTCAAAAAGCAAACCAAGGGAACAAAACAGATGATTTCTTATTGGCTAACACCAATTAGCAGACATAACCCATCACAGGTAGTAATAGGTAGATTAATAATTACAGGAGCAAAGGTATTTACAAAActggacacacaaacataccatTATCAAAGTAACCTTCCAGAGCATCACATGACCAGATCCACACCGCCAAATTAGTCGATGAAACCTTGACGTTAGTGCCCGAAAATAAATGGTCTCCATCTTCTTTCATGTAACTATGGCCTTCAATATACTGGTAAAACAAGTAGACAACTCAAGTCTAGTGGTGCACGATATATCGGCCGTCGAcataatatcggccgatatggtcattttttttaacacatcggTATCGGTTCGATGtcaaattatataaatattaattttttcctctgaaaatctgatgacagtcatatttTGCACACAGGTAAAGGTGCTCAATATCagtcattttggaaaataaatgacaaaagtaaaaaaaaaaaatatcgacATCGGTCAATATCGGTATCGGCCATAACAGCAATAttaatatcggttatcggtatCGGCCACAATTTTCACATCGGTGCATCACTACTCAAGTCTCAGAATTAATTAACGTAAGCATATATATCTTGACATTCTGCGGTATTGCTATGATTCTTCCCAGCTGCAGGGAAGTGAATATAGAAATAAGAGGACttcattttttttgctttgtaaattcaaatttaaacaaagtattttttctGAATAGGACTCCACAGtccattattttccattttcaaTTTGTGCGTCTCACTTTGGTGATCTTGAAATATGACATGActcaaaagacagacagttcCAGCGAAAACAGTATCCCAGGAGAAAAATCTGCGTGACTGACAAATGAACAGAAAATCCAAAAGAACATATGTAGACATACCAATAATACATCTTGTGTGATCTTGTCCAACTCGTACAAGAAGTTTGCAGATGACAATGGTTGCTGCAGAGAAGAAGAATAGCTCTATTACCATTAGATGGTCAAAAAGGGAGCATGACATACAGAACATACAGCTACATCTTGTatgcttgttaaaaaaaaaaaaaaaaaaaacaactgcatgtgtgtatgtctcttacACTCTGTGTAGACTGGTTAGGTGGGGGTGCTTTTCTTTTGAAAAGTGCGTCAGAAATGGCTTCATATGGAAGCGTGTCGTCTTTGAGGATGGTGAAGAGAGGACTGTCCCATCGGTTTCTGGAATCTGGAGCTTCAAATCTCAGCACTAATGCATCAAAGCTACAAGAGACAAACCAGATGTCaggtaaaatacaaaaacaaaattggaCGATGTTAACATTTGACAATGACAGtcatagaagtattttaaatccTATCCAAAAGGTAAAGACAGTCCTACCAGAGACTGACATGCACCTGCACTGTATGTATAGAGGCTTCTCACTCACATTTCCTGGGTGTACTGCTCTGCAGCCTCTCTGTTGATATTCCACGTTGAGCTCACTTCATCTGACGTCAAACAGTATACCTTCATCGAAAGAAAGCATATGATTTTGACTTGTGTTGTTAATGTTTGGGtgatagtttttgtttttagatcttAAAAATCCATTCGGTATTTCTCTAGTATACCTACCAGGCAGTGTGGTGTCTGTGCATGTTTGATGAGGCAGAAAAGTTCATAGCGGTAGCCTGTAGGTAAAAAAAGGTAGAAGCATGAACAAATCATAATGTTTTAACATAGAATCTGCATCTGCAAAACTATTGTTAGCAGGATTTACCTTTTATGTAATTTAATGAATCCAAAATTACAATGTCATCCTTGTTGAGTTTcctaaacaacaaataaaaggtAAAAAAGGGATGCGACAGTAAAACATTACTCCAAGATTAATCTCATCTAAAAACAGATCCATCAAACCCACCTCTCTACTTCAGCTTTCAGAGATGctctgacatttttttccttttgggaATCTGCAACATATCCAATAAGGTTTAAATTACAGCAAGAGAATGCAAAAGTCCAAGATTACTTTCTAGGAATCCAGTCTTCTTGAGACAGTTCATTTTTGATTGTTATACCAAACAACAGCAGTTGTGCTATTTACAATTACCAAATATTCTTATTGCCAATtgatttgccaattattttcttgGTTAATCAATTAAGtgtttgatttataaaaaaaggcAGACAattttcacatttgagaagttgGAACCGCAGTGAATTTTTTGCTTAcaaaattatcaaaattgttggtGACTAATTTGATTCCATCAATTAACTGATATATAATACTATTACGCTTTAATtgctgaaaaaagtaaaaaacaaaaaaaaacaacaacaacaaatatatgcTGATATGATTTCTTTAAATTCTGGCGAGAAAATTATCTTCCAAACCAAATGTAATACCCAATATTTAAGTCACgtatagtatgtaaaagaaGAGAAAACTATAACGTTAGTTTCTCTTGTAAAGAAAATATCGACTGTCTATGTAGTTTAATTGGAAGATTCTCTACCATAGGGCAGTGATGACACCTGCACGCCAAACCTCATTTAAAATACTATTAAATGAATGCTGGCAAAAGCCtcgaaaaacacacacactctgtagtACACGAATGAAAAACTCAGGATACAGTATTTTCAGTCGGCGGCACACCTAACAACGCAAACTTTACAGAAACAAGTCTATTTTAATATAAGGTTGTGATCATCAAAATTCCCGAGCCTCACTTCGCACAGTAGCGTGAAATATTGCGGTCGCATAAACAATATGAACGGTTTGGTGCAGACTTTCCAACAGGATTCAATAAAACTGAACAGCTACAAACACGTAATAAGCACCTAACGCTAAATAAAGACATAGCTAACTTAGCTATGCGTATGACTTGCCTGCGTAAACTGTGTTTTTCTCAACGCCCAGTGCTCCGTCTCCTACAATATGAACCTTTCTGTCAGTGTTCCGTTCAAAGCACACCTTCAGTTCTTCTGCTTTCTGTGTTTTACCACTACAGGGGTAGCCACACATCACTATTAGAGGCATAACTATTGACAGTTATCAAATAGACAAAACCTATCTTAAGATGTGATGAAAAGCATGTTCCCACTTTCACCCGGATATAATTACTAACGATACATTACAAACACGACCTACttttcctaggatggcgaaggcatgaTCCGCCCTACtcggcctctgattggcttaccctggtattTTACACTAATCCTAAACAATCACACTGCTCATGCCAaaacctaaccaatccaaccaacgaaggcaacgagtactagccaatcagatgcagagtagggcgggtcatgccgtcGCCATCCCACTAGGGCTGACTAAACACTGACTAAATTTGCCTACAGGAGGCGCCACAAAGCTAACTATTTTAACccttatgtaaaaaaaaaatactttgaatAGGCTAACACATATTTTGTATTACATTCTTTACTAGTTTTAATAATGAAACTAATATTTCAACGGAAATGTGAAAATCACAAAAAATGATTGACAACTGATCTAGTTTTCAGTACTATAGTTTATTAACAGGTGGCACAAATAATTAATATTAGGTTCAAATAACTGGACCCAAGAACAAAGCAGTGCAGATTGACATCACACTGTAATATACAATGTAACatatcacattaaaaaaaacgtcAACATATTTATATTAGAGCTCATTTTCACAAGATTTTAAGACTCTCCTCTTCATCAGCAGGATTTCATATTGTGACAGGGTTGGTTGAAATGTTCCTTAAGCAGGATCCCCTCCTCCTCTATATGGATAGAAACAAATCAGTTGTGCAGTTGATGAATTTATACAATaattaaaattataataaaCGTACATGTCCAATATCTGTTTCCGTTGTGTGCGTTTGGTAGTTTTCAACATCTGACTGAGCAGTGCCTGCAGGTCTTCCCCTCGGTACAGAGGACTGACAGCTCTCACTTCACTGGGAACATTTGCATCTTCAAAGGCAGACTTCATAAAGGAACTATCCACAACACTTTTCTTGCCCATGAAATGCCCTTAATTAACACAAAATACGTCAATATAAACTGTCAAATATATATCAGAAAAtagcacaaaaacaaaatttgcCAGAATAGTGTTATTTCTCTTACCTGTTGCCCACAGATTCCCCCTTGGATTCACCTTGATCTTTGAAATTTTATTTCTCAGCTCAGTTAAATCAAGAGTCATTGAAGATGTCATGGCAATGTATGACATAAGaatgaaagaaaacaggaaTCCTGCTCTGCAGATCTTTGTCAAAGTGCCTTTCATTCCTCAAACTTTTAAATGCAATTTGGTGCCGGTTAATTAAAATATCTCTGCTCTTCTGTTACTTTGGGGCCAGGCAGTTATACTCAGATAGGGTGGGCTAAATATTCTAATGGGATGAAGTCATCCATCTGTGGTTGGTTTCCCATTGGATAAATGATGAACATCAGAGTGCCTTGTGTCATTCTGACTTGCTATGACGATTGTAAAGTGACCTCAGTGCAAAACCACCAATTATCCCATCCAAAATCATTAAACACTTTCTTCCATGCATCCAGTACGTTTATACAGACGCAAGTCTTTAACACAAGACAAAAGACAACGCAGATGTATAATAAATGCACCTATTTATTTGTAAGTACTTTGACGTAAACATTACAGCAAGGCACATGGGCCACTGCATGCTGAACAGATGTAATGGCTTAAGTAATGCTGTGAATCCAGGGTTCACTAGCCACTGTATGTACACGTTACTTTCCTATACAAGTCCTCGCTGTACACAGTATCAAAAGTACAAATATCTTGCAACAAGCATTACAAAAGAACAAGTCGTGAACAAGTCATTCTTTTCAGTTTCTGCAGTTTAACAGCTGAAAAGTGTTGTAAATTAGGGATTTAAGATTACAGAGAAATAAAGAACTCACATAGCACTTAAATAGAAAAGTTCACTTGCCAGTTAAGTCAATATGACCATATAGCTTTAATATTATTCCcaaaataatttataaaattTAATGTGGGATAAGACACATTTTATAAACTCATTTTTACATTGCACTGAGATTACCTGCCACTCCTTCAAGTCCTTTGTCACTTAACAATCACTGCCATCCACCATGGAGGTAGGAACTGTCATGTATTCAATACAAAACAAGAGGTGCTGCTTTACAAATCAGGACATGCGAACAAGAAGTACCCTATGATCTAAGACTTCTTTTCTTTGAAGTCATCGTGGATTTAACAAATTCCAACAAACTACTAGTATTATTATCCTCATGTTAGCAGGTCCTGGTTCATAAAACACTATCTCCGATATGCCACCAAACTTCACTTTCACACCTGCTCTGGATTATCCAAAACAATGTACCCTGATTTGACATCGACTGTTCACTTGCCTGAAAAATACACTTCTGGCAATTTGAGGTATTTTCAATACTGCTGCACCGCACATTCAATACCTCTCCATGTTTACCCTTAACACTcattcaaaaaaaaagaaataacaatcattaaaaaaaaggccAGATCTGGGACAACATGCACCCACAAATCAAACACGTCCAATAAACATAAAAGACAAAAGCATTTCAGAATGCTTAAATAGTAAAAAGAAAGCCTCGTTCTTATGTGTAGCCTAACTTTGGTAGACTTTGCTTAGCAAGACAACTCACCTGTATTTAATCTCACAGGATAGTTTTATGAATAACTGTTCACCAAGAATGCAGAAATACAtctttaaatgaaaataaaactataTAGTATGTTTTGTAATAAATGGCAACTAAAACTCTAGCATTGTACTGCAAATAAATTGCAACACAGTAATGTCATAAAAACGGCAACCTGAAACATATTCAGGTAATAGTGTGTAGCATTAAATACTTCAGACAAAATtcaagcaattaaaaaaaatgttgacttTAAAGACAAAAATCCACCTCTTCACTGTTACATCAATGAACACCAGACCTAAACACTAAAAGACATTCCTGAGTCTCCTGTCAGGGCGGATGGAAgattttgggggaaaaaagaaagaaaaagcttCAGCTGTAATATGTGTGCAGTTACAGTATATCTAAAAGGCAAGATGAATATATTAGCAtgcaaagataaataaaaataactgaaaaatGAATATTTATGTGTCCTTTCATTTATGAAAATAATGTTATTTCTTATATGTTAAGGATCTGCTTGAATATACTGCACGGCCTCTGAATAacttgagagaaagaaaaaaaaaatgaaaggccCAGACACTTCCAGGCAGAACATCAAGCAGCCCATGTTACTTTCACATGAAAACCGAAGATATTAAAGCAGCTTTAAAGAGGTGTCACTACCGGAGAGAGACTTGTGTCTGAGAGTGAGTGCTCAGTTTTAAATTACAGTCTGAGGTCTTGCCACAGTGCCGACTTGCTGGCTCTCCAGCCTGTGGGGGCTCAGGTTCATTTAGCTCCGGTAACAAGTCACTGACCTCATCAGTATCTGCCGATCTAACTGGGTGATTAACCTGCTCGCTTTCCCTCGCGTCAGCCCCGTCCTCCGCTCCTTCTTTATCGCCTTCCTCGGGATCTTTGACTTTGTGTACAATGAAAAGATGTCTGTTGAGAGACAGCACAGATGTGAAACACAAGCCACAGTGAAGGCACTGAGGAGTGTTTTCATCAGTTTTATGCTGTGGTATATGCTGCTGGAACTGTGCACTGTCCTCTGTGAGAAAACCACATTTTGAACAGCGGAACTGAGTTTTCAGACGTTTCGCTGGAGGAGACTCGAGACTAAAAGTGCAATTCTGGCCCTCCTCCTGTGTGTCCACCGCAGGTCTTTCTGATACATGCCCCTGCAAATCACAGAAAGCCACACACTTTAAAATGATGTAAGATTCCTAACATTTGTATTTGTGCCTGCAGCTACGATGTTGTTTGTGTTAAAGAACTAATAATAACCTACCTTGCCCAAAGCCTTTTTTGATTCCTGGATCGCCGTTTTCGGCATTTGGCCAAGATCAGGATTTTTGATTCCATGCATTAGACTGATGTGGTTCTTCAACATCACACTCGTCGTGAATATTGTCTTTGTATCTGTGCAATACCTAAAGTGTAAAGTATTTCCTGGTTAATTTGGTAAAACATTAAacgtgctgtaggtaggattgtgaagatccaggacttagccaaaaaatttgaacattgacaacttctcagtccttcCCCCCTTTTTTGCTAAAGCTCAAAaccggggcggcctctagctcacccagtaagagcgttcgccccatgttgactgagtcctgcagtggcccgggttcgaatccgacctgtggccctttgctgcgtgtcatcccccatctctctccccctttcatgtctatccactgtcactataataaaagggaaaagccccaaaaaataatctttaaaaaaaaaaaaaaaaaaaaatacagcccaaaactgtctcctaagcccctccccccacaagggagaatgaatgcgtgtgcatgagcagtgattgacacgcagttagacccccccccccccccaacacacccggccctgattggtgcatccgagctgtaggtggtgccagaggagccagattcttttattttttttattacctgcttcatgtagttctactggaacatagggtcagtttcagcaaatatgacagaaagttagttttataagtcttacctactgcacctttacgGACTGTCACAGCAAtgatttgtttattttcaaacaTAAAAATCTTACCAACAAGTgtaaattttcttttttccatcgTGGTCATTGCGAAGATGTCTTCTCAGACTGTTTGTAGAGTTGAAAGACTGTTCACAATGTCGACATGGATACTTCTTCACTGACTGTTGGAAACAAAAAGaggtaaaaatgaaaaaggtagaaaaaaacaaacaaaaaaaaaacagtgtgacGATACAAGCTTGACAAAAAGGTTTCTTCAATGGTAATTATGAACGTCTAATGCGTTCATAATTCACACACAAGTAACCACTCAAGAGATTATTACTTTGATTTGAGGCAATTATAACCCTAACTAATAATCTTTGTAGATTTCCCAGGattcacatt
Coding sequences within it:
- the kti12 gene encoding protein KTI12 homolog, whose amino-acid sequence is MPLIVMCGYPCSGKTQKAEELKVCFERNTDRKVHIVGDGALGVEKNTVYADSQKEKNVRASLKAEVERKLNKDDIVILDSLNYIKGYRYELFCLIKHAQTPHCLVYCLTSDEVSSTWNINREAAEQYTQEIFDALVLRFEAPDSRNRWDSPLFTILKDDTLPYEAISDALFKRKAPPPNQSTQSQPLSSANFLYELDKITQDVLLAIFNAQKTSVPGDLIPVPGATEKIELTRSINMAELRKLRRQFISYTKMHPTENSGHISNMFVQYLNKSLH